AGGACACGTCCACCACCGGCGGGTCCGCACTGACCGCCGTCGAAGGTGTCCGTAAGGCGGGCGGCAATGTAGTGGCCGTAGCCGTGATCGTTGACCGCAACACCGGCGCGAAAGAGAAGATCGAAGCAGAAACCGGCGTGCCGTACCTCTTCGCCTTCGGCAAGGACGAACTCGGCCTCGACTAGGAACTACGGGGCTGTAAGGCAGTGCCCGCGAAGCCTATGCTTGCTGCGTGGACGTTCAAGTAGGGAAGCTCACGGCGCCGCCGGAGGTGACTGAAAACCTCCCTGCGCCGGTCAGCCAGGAACCGGAGAAGGCAGCGGATCCGGGCTCATGGGCCCGGATCCTTCCTTACGCTGCCCGGCTCAAGAAGACATCCCGCCGTAACTTCCTCATCACCGCCGGAGCTTCCGGTGCGCTCGCCGCGGACATGCTCTTCACCCGTCGTGTGCAGGCCGAGCGGCGAGCCACCAAGATTCTCCGTGTGCCGGATCCGTACTCGGACGTGTACTTCCCCAAGGCAAGCTGGATCCTCTTTCCCGGCTATAAGACGAGTTGGGAAGAAGCTCAGTGGATCCTCAACTCGCTGCGTCCCGCCCTGCATCAGCGGGGCCGCCTAGCCGCCGTCGGATATTCCAATCTGGGCCTGGACGTGGACGAAATCGTCCGCGAAATCATCCTGCACGTCCGCGAGCTGGAACTGGAGAAGCTGTACTTCTACGGCCACAGTTTCGGCGGCATGCTCGCCACCCAGGTGGCCGCCCGGCTTCTGGAGCTGCACGGCGTCGAGACGCAGTTGATTGTCCTGGATTCGAGTCCGTTCAGCCGCGCCGACGTCCTGGACCAGAGCTGGTTCGACGGCGTGGTGTTCCTTTACGAGAATGGCTTCCGCATCCCGTCGGTCCTGCGCGGCGGCTATGAGCTGGGCGAGCGCGTAGCGCACAAGGATGAGCGGACGTGGCGGCAGATCCTCGACCAAAGCCTGGAGCAACTGTCGCCGATCGCCCCTTCCAGCGTGCTGATACAGACGGAGTCGGCGTACATCTACCACTTTGACGGCCTCCGCCTGGCCGGAAAAATCGGTGGCGCCAAGATGGCATTCATCGGCAACGCCAAGGACGCCACCGTGGATTACGAGTCGGCGCGTGCGGGGTGGAGCAAGGTCTTCGGATCAAACATGGTGATGCCCACGCTCAGCACGGAAGGCGCCCGGCCCGCCCACGCCAGCCCGCAGTGGAACGGAGGCATCTACCGGCCACTGCTGGAGCGCGTCCAGGATGAGCTCCAACCGCTCCCGCCCCAGCCCGAGGAGCCGTCGTACCGGGAGCCGAACGGCAGGATCATCCGGCCGGCCTGACGTCTCTCCCGCCATGCCTTCGTGCCGTGCCCCGAAAGTGAACTTTCGTACAAGTGAGCTCTGTACTCGAGTACAGGGTGGATATACCCGATCCTCCGTAGCGTCGTTCTTGACAGGAAATAAGAACGAATTTCGAGGAGCGAAGTATGAACGGCCTACAGCTCACGGGCATCAGCCGCAGCTTCGGTGACCGCAGGGTCCTCCACGATGTGGACCTCACGGTCCATCGCGGGGAGATCGTGGGATTCATCGGCGGCAACGGTGCAGGTAAGACCACCACCATGCGCGTGATCCTTGGTCTGCTGACCCCGGACCACGGCGAAGTCACGTGGGAAGCCTTGCCCATCACGGCCAAGGACCGGAGACGCATCGGCTATATGCCCGAGGAACGAGGCCTCTACCCGCAGATGCCCGTGAGGGACCAGATCATTCACTTCGCCTTGCTGGAAGGGCACCAACCCGACGCCGCACGTGAGGTCGCAGACGAACTCATAGCCTCCCTTGGCCTACAAGGCCGTGAGCAGGCATTGGTCCAGGACCTCTCCCTGGGAAATCAGCAGCGCGTCCAGTTGGCCGTCGCCTTGGTTGGAGACCCCGCACTGCTGGTTCTGGACGAGCCATTCTCGGGGTTGGATCCCCTCGCCGTCGAAACGATGTCCCGGCTCATCCGGGAGCAAGCCGACCGGGGCGTCGGAGTTCTGTTCTCCTCACACCAACTCGAGCTCGTAGAGCGTCTGTGCGACAAGGTATGCATTCTCGATCGGGGCCGTGTGACAGCGAGCGGCAGCGTGGTGGAGCTGCAGGATGACGGGAAGAGCCGCTGGCGACTCGGCTTCTCCCGCACGGCAGATTCATTCGCCGCCGAAGTGTCGATGGCCCGCGGCGTCAACGTGGAATTTTCCGCGGACGACCGTACAACAGTGCTCGTCTCCGTGGACGGCTCAGGGCGGGACGTGCCCGGTGAAATCCTCGCAGCAGCGCAAAG
This genomic interval from Paenarthrobacter aurescens TC1 contains the following:
- a CDS encoding putative Tat pathway signal sequence domain protein (identified by match to protein family HMM TIGR01409), with amino-acid sequence MDVQVGKLTAPPEVTENLPAPVSQEPEKAADPGSWARILPYAARLKKTSRRNFLITAGASGALAADMLFTRRVQAERRATKILRVPDPYSDVYFPKASWILFPGYKTSWEEAQWILNSLRPALHQRGRLAAVGYSNLGLDVDEIVREIILHVRELELEKLYFYGHSFGGMLATQVAARLLELHGVETQLIVLDSSPFSRADVLDQSWFDGVVFLYENGFRIPSVLRGGYELGERVAHKDERTWRQILDQSLEQLSPIAPSSVLIQTESAYIYHFDGLRLAGKIGGAKMAFIGNAKDATVDYESARAGWSKVFGSNMVMPTLSTEGARPAHASPQWNGGIYRPLLERVQDELQPLPPQPEEPSYREPNGRIIRPA
- a CDS encoding putative ABC transporter, ATP-binding protein (identified by match to protein family HMM PF00005); amino-acid sequence: MNGLQLTGISRSFGDRRVLHDVDLTVHRGEIVGFIGGNGAGKTTTMRVILGLLTPDHGEVTWEALPITAKDRRRIGYMPEERGLYPQMPVRDQIIHFALLEGHQPDAAREVADELIASLGLQGREQALVQDLSLGNQQRVQLAVALVGDPALLVLDEPFSGLDPLAVETMSRLIREQADRGVGVLFSSHQLELVERLCDKVCILDRGRVTASGSVVELQDDGKSRWRLGFSRTADSFAAEVSMARGVNVEFSADDRTTVLVSVDGSGRDVPGEILAAAQRHGGLKSIVSAQRSLADLLAGTFISSHPGTTPGAERSLDKVGVSQ